A window from Methylococcus mesophilus encodes these proteins:
- a CDS encoding vWA domain-containing protein — protein sequence MFEFAWPLLFLALPLPLAVRWLWRPAPRGGGAALRVAFAGEFADLGNASPAVPGSRAPLILAALGWLLLVAAAARPQWLGEPIEQTVSGRDLMLAVDLSGSMDIEDFVVNREVSNRLEAVKRVATAFIERRTGDRVGLILFGEQAYLQVPLTFDRKTVQNLLNEAAIGLAGDKTAIGDAIGLAIKRLRDNPADQRVLILLSDGANTAGQVQPLQAAELAAREGLKIYTIGVGADEMIVRDFFGTRRVNPSEDLDEAAMTAIAEKTGGRYFRARNTEELDQIYTLLDQLEPASRDAQYFRPRDELYPWPLTLALLAGVGALWLRGRNAS from the coding sequence GCGCCGCGCGGCGGCGGAGCGGCGCTGCGGGTCGCCTTCGCCGGAGAATTCGCCGACTTGGGCAACGCGAGCCCCGCGGTACCGGGCAGCCGCGCGCCGCTGATCCTCGCCGCGTTGGGTTGGCTGCTGCTGGTCGCCGCCGCGGCCCGGCCGCAGTGGTTGGGCGAGCCGATCGAGCAGACCGTGAGCGGACGCGATCTGATGCTGGCCGTGGACCTGTCCGGCAGCATGGACATCGAGGATTTCGTGGTCAACCGCGAAGTCTCCAACCGGCTCGAGGCGGTCAAGCGGGTGGCGACCGCTTTCATCGAGCGGCGCACCGGCGACCGGGTCGGGTTGATCCTGTTCGGTGAACAGGCCTATCTCCAGGTGCCGCTCACCTTCGACCGCAAAACCGTCCAGAACCTGCTCAACGAGGCCGCGATCGGCCTGGCCGGCGACAAGACCGCGATCGGCGATGCCATCGGCTTGGCGATCAAGCGCCTGCGCGACAATCCGGCCGACCAGCGGGTGCTGATCCTGCTCAGCGACGGCGCCAACACCGCCGGCCAGGTGCAGCCGCTGCAGGCCGCCGAACTGGCCGCGCGGGAAGGGCTCAAGATCTACACCATCGGCGTCGGCGCGGACGAAATGATCGTGCGCGACTTTTTCGGCACCCGCCGGGTCAATCCTTCCGAGGACCTGGACGAGGCCGCGATGACCGCCATCGCGGAAAAGACGGGGGGACGCTATTTCCGCGCCCGCAACACCGAGGAGCTGGATCAGATCTACACCCTGCTGGACCAGCTCGAACCCGCCTCGCGCGATGCCCAGTATTTCCGACCCCGCGACGAACTCTATCCCTGGCCGCTGACGCTCGCGCTGCTGGCCGGCGTCGGCGCGCTGTGGCTGCGCGGAAGGAACGCCTCATGA
- a CDS encoding vWA domain-containing protein, with product MMEFHFLRPLWLAAWIPLALALWYWRRRRQGEGDWANICDDDLLPHLLIGTPGRTGKLSWWLGTIVGVLSVLAAAGPTWERQQMPAFRNQSALVIALELSPAIDAADLQPSRLTRLRYAVTDLLKHRKDGQTALLVYGGDAFTVTPLTDDVDTIDAQLPALSSDLVPATGHDVGRALALAAQLLRDGGFGRGDILLAAVQADPAAEALAAKLRGEGFRVSVLGIGTETGVPIPQRSGGFRKGADGEIELSRLDAPALRELAGQGGGRYLELSAGAAATDALTSFFEQSARRNEGMEAAMKLELWEDRGPWLLLLVLPLAALGFRRGWLALLVFALPLPRPAEALDWQGLWQTPDQQAAEAFQAKQFDEAAGNFRNPAWKGAAEYRAGKYEEAAKSLEGLDTADAAYNRGNALARAGKLPDALKAYDQALRLDPNNEDARHNREAVEEALKQQQQQQKPQSDAENRDQEQKDQNGSNQDQQNPQEQKSDQDQSREPPQQDEKAPEQAGEQNREQQHETAEGQQQPPSSSPQPQPQEPAGEEGLNQEQKMPQAESRSEDEKEQATEQWLKRIPDDPGGLLRRKFLYQYRQRQQRSGGQ from the coding sequence ATGATGGAATTTCATTTTCTCCGCCCGCTCTGGCTGGCGGCCTGGATTCCCCTGGCGCTGGCACTTTGGTACTGGCGCCGCCGCAGGCAGGGGGAGGGCGACTGGGCGAATATCTGCGACGACGACCTGCTGCCGCATCTGTTGATCGGCACGCCGGGGCGGACCGGGAAGCTGTCGTGGTGGCTCGGCACGATCGTCGGTGTCCTGTCGGTCCTGGCTGCAGCCGGCCCCACCTGGGAGCGTCAGCAGATGCCGGCATTCCGGAACCAGTCGGCGCTGGTGATCGCGCTGGAACTGTCCCCGGCCATCGACGCAGCCGACCTTCAGCCCTCGCGCCTCACCCGGCTGCGCTATGCGGTCACCGACCTGCTGAAGCACCGCAAGGACGGCCAGACGGCGCTGCTCGTCTACGGCGGCGATGCTTTCACGGTAACGCCGCTGACCGACGACGTCGACACCATCGACGCCCAGCTCCCAGCCCTGAGTTCCGACCTGGTGCCGGCCACGGGCCACGACGTCGGGCGTGCGCTGGCCCTGGCCGCCCAACTGCTGCGGGATGGCGGTTTCGGGCGGGGCGACATCCTGCTGGCCGCGGTGCAGGCGGACCCGGCAGCCGAGGCATTGGCGGCGAAGCTGCGCGGCGAAGGCTTCCGGGTCTCGGTGCTGGGCATCGGCACCGAAACTGGCGTACCGATTCCCCAGCGAAGCGGCGGCTTCCGCAAGGGCGCCGACGGCGAGATCGAACTGTCGCGCCTGGACGCACCCGCGCTGCGCGAGCTGGCCGGCCAGGGCGGCGGGCGCTACCTCGAATTGAGCGCCGGCGCCGCGGCCACCGACGCCCTCACATCCTTCTTCGAGCAAAGCGCCCGCCGCAATGAGGGCATGGAGGCCGCCATGAAACTGGAGCTGTGGGAAGACCGCGGCCCTTGGCTGCTGCTGCTGGTCCTGCCTTTGGCGGCATTGGGCTTCCGCCGCGGCTGGCTGGCCTTACTGGTGTTCGCCCTGCCATTGCCGCGCCCCGCAGAGGCACTGGACTGGCAAGGGCTCTGGCAGACCCCGGACCAGCAGGCCGCGGAAGCCTTCCAAGCTAAGCAATTCGACGAGGCCGCCGGGAACTTCCGGAATCCGGCCTGGAAAGGCGCGGCCGAGTACCGCGCCGGCAAATACGAGGAAGCGGCCAAGTCCTTGGAGGGGCTCGACACAGCCGATGCCGCCTACAATCGGGGCAACGCCCTGGCCCGGGCCGGCAAACTTCCCGACGCCCTCAAGGCCTACGATCAAGCCCTCCGGCTCGATCCCAATAACGAAGACGCCCGCCACAACCGCGAAGCGGTCGAAGAGGCCCTGAAACAACAGCAGCAACAGCAGAAGCCGCAATCCGATGCCGAGAACCGGGATCAGGAACAGAAGGACCAGAACGGGAGCAACCAGGACCAGCAGAATCCTCAGGAGCAGAAATCTGACCAGGATCAGTCTCGGGAGCCCCCCCAGCAGGACGAAAAAGCGCCCGAACAGGCGGGTGAGCAAAACCGGGAACAGCAACACGAAACGGCAGAGGGGCAGCAGCAGCCTCCGTCGTCATCGCCCCAGCCGCAGCCACAAGAACCAGCCGGCGAGGAAGGCCTGAACCAGGAGCAAAAGATGCCGCAAGCCGAATCCCGATCCGAAGACGAAAAGGAGCAGGCCACCGAGCAATGGCTCAAACGCATTCCAGACGATCCCGGCGGCCTGCTTCGGCGCAAGTTCCTCTATCAATACCGGCAGCGCCAGCAACGCTCGGGAGGACAATGA